One Streptomyces sp. NBC_00554 DNA segment encodes these proteins:
- a CDS encoding Lrp/AsnC family transcriptional regulator, protein MLNDLDERIVHALAEDARRSYADIGQEVGLSAPAVKRRVDRLRSSGAITGFTVRVDPAALGWETEGFVEIYCRRNTSPETIQRGLERYQEVVAASTVTGDADAVVQVFASDMRHFERVLERIAGESFVERTKSVLVLSPLLRRFSSGSPT, encoded by the coding sequence GTGCTGAACGATCTCGACGAACGCATCGTGCACGCCCTCGCCGAGGATGCGCGGCGCTCCTATGCCGACATCGGGCAAGAGGTCGGTCTGTCCGCGCCCGCCGTGAAGCGGCGCGTGGACCGGCTGCGGTCCAGTGGGGCCATCACCGGGTTCACCGTGCGGGTGGATCCGGCGGCGCTCGGGTGGGAGACCGAGGGGTTCGTCGAGATCTACTGCCGACGGAACACCTCGCCGGAGACCATTCAGCGGGGGCTGGAGCGGTATCAGGAGGTGGTGGCCGCGTCCACCGTCACCGGGGACGCGGATGCGGTTGTGCAGGTTTTCGCCTCCGACATGCGGCACTTCGAGCGGGTGCTGGAGCGGATTGCGGGGGAGTCGTTCGTGGAGCGGACGAAGTCCGTGCTGGTGCTTTCGCCGTTGCTGCGACGGTTTTCTTCGGGGTCGCCCACGTAG
- a CDS encoding GntR family transcriptional regulator — MPARHEEIAEELRRAIDREEYTVGSLLPAETELAAQYAVSRGTVRQAVASLTAEGLIGSRQGARRVVLAGRRSQSFAELRSFAQWARAMGREATGHVVTQERRPATAEDAVRLQLRENTTVLHVLRVRGLDGEPVLLERTVYADWISPAVEAIEPDCPSVTQRLFEDTGLVFAYGEHVIDAVAAGAQDADLLDVRRTSPLLRVRRVTTTREGRPVEWSDDRYRSDAVSFSVHNSIGNNALARKTAE, encoded by the coding sequence ATGCCGGCGCGACACGAGGAGATCGCCGAGGAGCTGCGGCGGGCGATCGACCGCGAGGAGTACACCGTCGGCAGCCTGCTCCCGGCGGAGACAGAACTCGCGGCGCAGTACGCCGTCTCGCGCGGCACGGTCCGCCAGGCCGTCGCGTCCCTGACCGCCGAGGGACTCATCGGCTCACGCCAGGGCGCCCGCCGCGTGGTCCTGGCCGGCCGCCGCAGCCAGAGCTTCGCCGAGCTGCGCAGCTTCGCCCAGTGGGCGCGCGCGATGGGGCGGGAGGCCACCGGCCATGTAGTGACACAGGAGCGCCGCCCGGCGACGGCGGAGGACGCTGTGCGACTCCAACTGCGCGAGAACACCACGGTGTTGCACGTGCTGCGCGTCCGCGGCCTGGACGGCGAGCCGGTCCTCCTGGAGCGCACCGTGTACGCCGACTGGATCTCGCCCGCCGTCGAGGCCATCGAGCCCGACTGCCCCTCCGTCACCCAACGCCTCTTCGAGGACACGGGCCTGGTCTTCGCCTACGGAGAGCACGTCATCGACGCGGTGGCGGCAGGTGCCCAGGACGCCGACCTCCTCGACGTCCGCCGCACCAGCCCTCTCCTACGAGTCCGCCGAGTCACCACAACCCGCGAAGGACGCCCGGTGGAATGGTCGGACGACCGCTACCGCTCGGACGCGGTGAGCTTCAGCGTCCACAACTCGATAGGAAACAACGCGCTGGCCCGCAAAACAGCAGAGTGA
- a CDS encoding ABC transporter substrate-binding protein: protein MTVFLPRTAVLTGGLAVAAALALSACGAAPEESTTADGKSAATATSAADFGGLDALVTAAKKEGTLQAIALPRDWANYGALIDGFEKKYGIKIKVENPDGSSQDEINAVTSRKGQDRAPDVLDLGSSFALSAAQQGLLAPYKVATFADIPEGQKDAQGRWTNDYGGYISIGCDAKRVKTCPTTFKDLLKPEYKGQVALNGNPTKSGSAFGGVYAAALANGGSFDDIQPGLDFFAELKKNGNYTPVESTPATVEKGETPISIDWDYLNAGYAEEFTSKGVDWKVTVPEDGKFSQYYSQAINKDAPHPAAARLWQEYLYSAEGQNLWLAGFARPALMTAMEKAGTLDKTAAAKLPEVSGTPSFPTEDQQSKAKEVLAQGWGKAVSG from the coding sequence GTGACCGTGTTCCTGCCGAGGACCGCCGTCCTCACCGGCGGCCTCGCCGTCGCCGCCGCGCTGGCCCTGAGCGCCTGTGGCGCGGCCCCCGAAGAGTCCACCACCGCCGACGGCAAGAGCGCGGCCACCGCGACCTCGGCCGCGGACTTCGGCGGTCTCGACGCCCTGGTGACGGCGGCGAAGAAGGAGGGCACGCTGCAGGCGATCGCCCTGCCCCGCGACTGGGCCAACTACGGTGCCCTGATAGACGGCTTCGAGAAGAAGTACGGCATCAAGATCAAGGTCGAGAACCCCGACGGCTCCAGCCAGGACGAGATCAACGCCGTCACCTCCCGCAAGGGCCAGGACCGCGCCCCCGACGTCCTCGACCTCGGCAGCTCCTTCGCGCTGAGCGCCGCCCAGCAGGGGCTGCTCGCGCCCTACAAGGTGGCGACCTTCGCCGACATCCCCGAGGGGCAGAAGGACGCGCAGGGCCGCTGGACCAACGACTACGGCGGCTACATCTCCATCGGCTGCGACGCCAAGCGCGTCAAGACCTGCCCGACCACCTTCAAGGACCTGCTGAAGCCGGAGTACAAGGGGCAGGTCGCCCTCAACGGCAACCCCACCAAGTCCGGCTCGGCCTTCGGCGGCGTCTACGCGGCGGCCCTCGCCAACGGCGGCTCCTTCGACGACATCCAGCCCGGCCTCGACTTCTTCGCCGAGCTGAAGAAGAACGGCAACTACACGCCGGTCGAGTCGACCCCGGCCACCGTCGAGAAGGGCGAGACGCCGATCAGCATCGACTGGGACTACCTGAACGCCGGGTACGCCGAGGAGTTCACGTCCAAGGGCGTCGACTGGAAGGTCACGGTCCCGGAGGACGGCAAGTTCTCCCAGTACTACTCCCAGGCCATCAACAAGGACGCCCCGCATCCGGCGGCCGCCCGGCTGTGGCAGGAGTACCTCTACAGCGCCGAGGGCCAGAACCTCTGGCTCGCCGGGTTCGCCCGCCCGGCCCTGATGACCGCCATGGAGAAGGCCGGCACGCTCGACAAGACCGCCGCCGCCAAGCTTCCCGAGGTCTCCGGCACGCCGAGCTTCCCGACCGAGGACCAGCAGAGCAAGGCCAAGGAAGTCCTGGCCCAGGGCTGGGGCAAGGCCGTCTCCGGATGA
- a CDS encoding ABC transporter permease: MTATLAKADVVPAASQKRGRRVAGWLPVVPLLVVVAIAFGIPALAMLNGAFTVKDQTTGATSYSTANLTDSLQGAYFTALVGSVKLSAVSAGIATVLGLPLAQAVVTSRFRALREAVLTASGVLANFGGVPLAFAFVATLGNAGVLTRQFGLTDKGWNLYSFWGLVIVYLYFLIPLMVLTITPALDGLRSQWREAAQNNGATSTQYWRHVALPVLAPSLLGGFVLLFGSAFAAYATAAAMVGSAVPLVTLQIADAISGNVLVGQENVALALSLDMVLIAGVVMAVYLPLQRRSARWLA; encoded by the coding sequence ATGACCGCGACTCTCGCCAAGGCCGACGTGGTGCCCGCCGCTTCCCAAAAGCGCGGGCGCCGCGTCGCCGGCTGGCTCCCCGTCGTCCCGCTGCTCGTCGTCGTGGCGATCGCCTTCGGGATCCCCGCTCTCGCCATGCTGAACGGCGCCTTCACCGTCAAGGACCAGACGACCGGCGCCACTTCGTACAGCACGGCCAATCTGACCGACTCGCTGCAGGGCGCCTACTTCACCGCCCTGGTCGGCAGCGTCAAGCTGTCCGCCGTCTCCGCGGGCATCGCGACCGTCCTCGGACTGCCGCTCGCCCAGGCCGTGGTGACCTCCCGCTTCCGCGCGCTGCGCGAGGCCGTGCTCACCGCGTCCGGCGTCCTCGCCAACTTCGGCGGCGTCCCGCTGGCCTTCGCGTTCGTCGCCACACTCGGCAACGCGGGTGTCCTGACGCGGCAGTTCGGCCTGACCGACAAGGGCTGGAACCTCTACAGCTTCTGGGGTCTGGTCATCGTCTACCTGTACTTCCTGATCCCGCTGATGGTCCTCACCATCACGCCCGCCCTCGACGGACTGCGCTCCCAGTGGCGCGAGGCCGCGCAGAACAACGGCGCCACTTCCACGCAGTACTGGCGGCACGTGGCCCTTCCCGTCCTCGCGCCCTCGCTGCTCGGCGGCTTCGTGCTCCTCTTCGGCAGCGCGTTCGCCGCGTACGCCACCGCCGCCGCGATGGTGGGCAGCGCGGTTCCGCTGGTCACCCTGCAGATCGCCGACGCCATCTCCGGCAACGTCCTGGTCGGCCAGGAGAACGTGGCGCTCGCGCTCAGCCTCGACATGGTCCTGATCGCGGGCGTGGTGATGGCCGTGTACCTGCCCCTGCAACGACGGAGCGCGCGATGGCTCGCCTGA
- a CDS encoding ABC transporter permease translates to MARLNLWRWAVLALAALYFLVPLGASVIFTVDVPGQGITFDAYSEIVSTEGFTSSLLLSLELALATIAVVLLLMVPAMVALRLGAPRLRPVVEVVCSLPLVVPPIAFVAGISTVLKWGPEHLSRTPLFQTFVAIQNPSFPFVLVLAYVVMALPFVYRALDAGLRAVDVRTLVEAARSCGAPWPQALVRVVLPNLRGALLNASFLTLALVLGEFTVAQLLGFQPFAVWIYSVGGSQAQLSVAVSVLSLLVTWALLLSLAVFGGRSSKASASASRG, encoded by the coding sequence ATGGCTCGCCTGAACCTCTGGCGGTGGGCCGTCCTGGCCCTCGCCGCGCTGTACTTCCTGGTGCCGCTGGGCGCGTCCGTGATCTTCACCGTGGACGTGCCTGGGCAGGGAATCACCTTCGACGCGTACAGCGAGATCGTCTCCACCGAGGGCTTCACCTCCAGCCTGCTGCTCTCGCTGGAACTGGCCCTCGCCACCATCGCCGTGGTGCTGCTCCTGATGGTGCCCGCGATGGTCGCGCTGCGGCTCGGCGCGCCCCGGCTGCGGCCGGTCGTCGAGGTGGTGTGCTCGCTGCCGCTGGTCGTCCCGCCGATCGCGTTCGTCGCCGGGATCTCCACCGTCCTCAAGTGGGGTCCCGAACACCTCTCCCGTACGCCGCTGTTCCAGACCTTCGTGGCGATCCAGAACCCGAGTTTCCCGTTCGTGCTCGTCCTCGCGTACGTCGTGATGGCGCTGCCGTTCGTGTACCGGGCGCTGGACGCGGGGCTGCGCGCCGTCGACGTACGCACCCTCGTCGAGGCCGCCCGCAGCTGCGGCGCGCCCTGGCCGCAGGCGCTGGTCCGGGTCGTGCTGCCCAATCTGCGCGGGGCGCTGCTCAACGCCTCCTTCCTCACACTGGCGCTGGTCCTCGGCGAGTTCACGGTCGCGCAGCTGCTCGGCTTCCAGCCCTTCGCCGTGTGGATCTACAGCGTGGGCGGCTCGCAGGCGCAGCTGTCCGTCGCCGTGTCCGTACTCAGCCTGCTCGTCACGTGGGCGCTGCTCCTCTCGCTCGCCGTGTTCGGCGGCCGCTCCTCCAAAGCATCCGCTTCGGCCTCCCGGGGATGA
- a CDS encoding ABC transporter ATP-binding protein, producing the protein MTVTTLQKTSEKSEKAATVEFRGLRREFGSTVALDGLDLTVQPGELLALLGPSGCGKTTALRMLAGFEHPDSGEVLVDGEDVTRVPAHRRDAGMVFQSYSLFPHLSALDNVAFGLRMRKVRTAERRARAAELLDLVGLADKGESFPHQLSGGQQQRIALARALALRPRVLLLDEPLSALDAKVRLSLRDEIRRLQQELGITTLFVTHDQEEALSMADRVAVMRAGQLEQCAAPAELYGRPATAFVAEFVGTMSRLPGRLDAGAVHVLGQRLPVDGEAPAVAEGDVVDVLVRPEAVRVRADDTGDARVVATAFLGAAIRVTVRLADATEVKADLPTHEAASLGSGAAVTVSLPERPVLVAARTN; encoded by the coding sequence ATGACTGTCACCACGCTTCAGAAAACGTCCGAGAAGTCCGAGAAGGCCGCCACCGTCGAATTCCGGGGCCTGCGCCGCGAGTTCGGCTCGACCGTGGCCCTCGACGGGCTCGACCTCACCGTGCAGCCCGGTGAACTCCTCGCCCTGCTCGGCCCGTCCGGCTGCGGCAAGACCACCGCGCTGCGCATGCTCGCCGGGTTCGAACACCCCGACTCCGGCGAGGTGCTGGTCGACGGCGAGGACGTCACCCGCGTCCCCGCGCATCGCCGCGACGCCGGGATGGTCTTCCAGTCGTACAGCCTCTTCCCGCACCTGAGTGCCCTGGACAACGTGGCCTTCGGACTGCGGATGCGCAAGGTCCGTACGGCCGAACGGCGGGCCCGCGCCGCCGAGTTGCTCGACCTCGTCGGACTCGCCGACAAGGGGGAGAGCTTCCCGCACCAGCTCTCCGGAGGCCAGCAGCAGCGCATCGCACTGGCCCGCGCACTCGCCCTGCGCCCGCGCGTACTGCTGCTCGACGAGCCGCTCTCCGCCCTCGACGCCAAGGTGCGGCTCAGCCTTCGTGACGAGATCCGCCGGCTTCAGCAGGAACTCGGCATCACCACACTGTTCGTGACGCACGATCAGGAAGAGGCGTTGTCCATGGCGGACCGCGTCGCCGTGATGCGGGCCGGGCAGCTCGAACAGTGCGCCGCACCTGCCGAGTTGTACGGTCGGCCCGCCACCGCGTTCGTCGCCGAGTTCGTCGGCACGATGAGCCGCCTTCCGGGACGGCTGGACGCAGGCGCGGTCCACGTGCTCGGGCAGCGGCTGCCCGTCGACGGGGAGGCACCTGCCGTGGCGGAGGGGGATGTGGTGGATGTGCTCGTACGGCCCGAGGCGGTACGGGTACGGGCCGACGACACGGGTGACGCCCGGGTTGTCGCCACCGCCTTCCTCGGGGCGGCCATCCGGGTCACCGTGCGGCTCGCCGACGCCACCGAGGTCAAGGCCGATCTGCCGACGCACGAAGCCGCGTCGCTCGGATCGGGTGCCGCGGTGACGGTGAGTCTGCCGGAGCGGCCGGTACTGGTCGCCGCGCGCACCAACTGA
- a CDS encoding HAD-IA family hydrolase produces MTHRTTPQPILQAVLFDMDGTLVDTERLWWEAVEQVADGLGRRLTKADQPEVLGRPVEYTAAWLGGITGAPVEGIAAELHREFADRVRTGIVPRPGALELLDSLARAGVPTALVTASPRAVADTVLQALGAGRLTVSVTADDTERTKPDPDPYLAACRALGVDPAACVAVEDTQTGVSSAEAAGCAVLAVPSLAPIAPARGRTVLASLEEVTPARLRAMVAPRELRVMSWNLWYGGTKVDDHREKQLKVIAETGVDVVALQETYGTAAQELAGALGWHHHRGGDNLGIISRYPIISRLGDPDVGFYGGTGVRIQLDGGQQVAVWSAHLDYTPYGPYEACFDGLPAADLIAHEGVRLAQMREILRGIADSSDAGTPVLLLGDFNAPSHLDWPDVEWPVTKAAEEAGLRDSYREVHPDPVREPGHTWSPVHAEHEDGSGRAEPQDRIDYVLYRGLRVLDSRVFVCGSPSAWPDVAGNDWPSDHAAVITTFGLG; encoded by the coding sequence GTGACCCACCGCACCACCCCCCAACCCATCCTCCAGGCCGTCCTGTTCGACATGGACGGCACGCTCGTGGACACCGAGCGGCTGTGGTGGGAGGCGGTGGAGCAGGTGGCGGACGGGCTCGGGCGCCGGCTGACGAAGGCCGATCAGCCGGAGGTCCTCGGGCGCCCGGTCGAGTACACCGCGGCGTGGCTGGGCGGCATCACGGGGGCCCCTGTCGAGGGGATCGCCGCCGAACTGCACCGGGAGTTCGCCGACCGCGTCCGCACCGGCATCGTGCCCCGGCCCGGCGCGCTCGAACTGCTCGACTCGCTGGCCCGTGCGGGCGTACCCACCGCCCTGGTGACCGCGTCGCCGCGCGCCGTCGCCGACACCGTCCTTCAAGCCCTCGGCGCCGGACGCCTCACCGTCTCCGTCACCGCCGACGACACCGAGCGCACGAAGCCCGACCCCGACCCCTACCTCGCCGCCTGCCGAGCCCTCGGTGTCGACCCCGCCGCGTGTGTGGCCGTCGAGGACACCCAGACGGGCGTCAGCTCAGCCGAGGCGGCGGGCTGCGCCGTGCTCGCCGTGCCCTCGCTCGCACCGATCGCCCCCGCCCGCGGACGCACCGTCCTCGCCAGCCTGGAGGAGGTGACCCCGGCGCGGCTGCGGGCCATGGTCGCGCCCCGTGAGCTGCGGGTGATGAGCTGGAACCTCTGGTACGGCGGTACGAAGGTCGACGACCACCGGGAGAAGCAGCTCAAGGTCATCGCCGAGACGGGGGTGGACGTGGTCGCACTCCAGGAGACGTACGGCACGGCGGCGCAGGAACTCGCCGGTGCGCTCGGCTGGCACCACCACCGGGGCGGCGACAACCTCGGCATCATCAGCCGGTACCCGATCATTTCTCGTCTCGGGGACCCGGACGTCGGCTTCTACGGGGGGACCGGGGTGCGGATCCAGCTCGACGGCGGGCAGCAGGTTGCCGTCTGGAGCGCCCATCTCGACTACACGCCGTACGGGCCGTACGAGGCGTGCTTCGACGGGCTCCCGGCGGCGGATCTGATCGCTCATGAGGGTGTGCGGCTTGCCCAAATGCGGGAGATCCTGCGCGGGATTGCGGACTCTTCGGATGCCGGTACGCCTGTTCTGCTGCTGGGGGACTTCAACGCTCCCTCGCACCTGGACTGGCCCGATGTCGAGTGGCCCGTCACGAAGGCTGCGGAGGAGGCGGGGCTGCGGGACTCGTATCGCGAGGTTCACCCGGATCCGGTGCGTGAGCCTGGTCACACGTGGTCTCCGGTCCATGCCGAGCATGAGGACGGCAGTGGGCGGGCCGAGCCCCAGGACCGGATCGACTATGTGTTGTACCGGGGGCTGCGGGTGCTCGACTCCCGTGTCTTCGTCTGCGGCAGCCCGAGTGCGTGGCCCGACGTCGCGGGCAACGACTGGCCTTCGGACCATGCGGCGGTGATCACGACGTTCGGGCTGGGGTAG
- a CDS encoding carbon-nitrogen hydrolase family protein, whose product MRTALLQSSGRPGSVVENLRVLDEAAGRAAAAGAGLLVAPEMFLTGYAIGDDIAHLAEPADGDSADAIAEIATRHGVAVAYGYPERAGDAVFNSAQLISADGTRLANYRKTHLFGCFEQDHFTPGEQPVVQAELGGLRVGIMICYDVEFPENVRAHALAGTDLLLVPTAQMHPFQFVAESVVPVRAFENQMYVAYVNRTGQEGEFDFVGLSTLAGPDGVARARAGRGEQLVLADADPTFLAASREANPYLKDRRPGLYGSLV is encoded by the coding sequence ATGCGCACAGCCCTGCTCCAGAGCTCCGGCCGCCCCGGCTCGGTCGTCGAGAACCTCAGGGTTCTCGATGAGGCCGCGGGCCGTGCCGCGGCGGCGGGTGCCGGGCTGCTGGTGGCGCCGGAGATGTTCCTGACCGGGTACGCGATCGGCGACGACATCGCGCACCTCGCGGAGCCCGCGGACGGCGACTCCGCGGACGCGATCGCGGAGATCGCCACCCGCCACGGAGTGGCCGTGGCCTACGGCTACCCCGAGCGCGCCGGAGACGCGGTCTTCAACTCCGCGCAGTTGATCTCCGCCGACGGCACCCGTCTCGCGAACTACCGCAAGACCCACCTTTTCGGCTGCTTCGAGCAGGACCACTTCACCCCGGGCGAGCAGCCGGTGGTGCAGGCCGAGCTCGGCGGGCTGCGCGTCGGGATCATGATCTGCTACGACGTGGAGTTCCCGGAGAACGTCCGGGCGCACGCCCTCGCCGGCACCGACCTCCTGCTCGTGCCGACCGCGCAGATGCACCCGTTCCAGTTCGTCGCCGAGTCGGTCGTGCCGGTGCGCGCCTTCGAGAACCAGATGTACGTCGCGTACGTCAACCGCACCGGCCAGGAAGGGGAGTTCGACTTCGTCGGGCTCTCGACACTGGCCGGGCCCGACGGGGTCGCCCGAGCCCGGGCGGGCCGTGGCGAGCAGCTGGTCCTCGCGGACGCCGACCCCACCTTCCTGGCGGCCTCGCGCGAGGCGAACCCGTATCTGAAGGACCGCCGCCCCGGCCTCTACGGGTCCCTCGTCTGA
- a CDS encoding flavin monoamine oxidase family protein, whose product MTSTVPTAVQHADVQQPPITMFGPDFPYAYDDFLAHPAGLGQIPATEHGTEVAVIGGGLSGIVAAYELMKMGLKPVVYEADQIGGRLRTVGFDGCDPSLTAEMGAMRFPPSSTALQHYIDLVGLETRPFPNPLAECTPSTVVDLKGESHYAETVDDLPQVYRDVATAWNACLEEGADFSDMNQAMRERDVPRIREIWSQLVEKLDNQTFYGFLCDSDAFKSFRHREIFGQVGFGTGGWDTDFPNSILEILRVVYTEADDHHRGIVGGSQQLPLRLWEREPEKIVHWAYGTSLATLHDGAPRPAVTRLNRTSGNRITVTDANGDIRTYRAAIFTAQSWLLLSKIACDDSLFPIDHWTAMERTHYMESSKLFVPVDRPFWLDKDEETGRDVMSMTLTDRMTRGTYLLDDGPDKPAVICLSYTWCDDSLKWLPLSANERMEVMLKSLGEIYPKVDIRKHVIGNPVTVSWENEPYFMGAFKANLPGHYRYQRRLFTHFMQDSLPEDKRSIFLAGDDISWTAGWAEGAVQTALNAVWGVMHQLGGGTDPTNPGPGDVYDEIAPVELPED is encoded by the coding sequence ATGACGTCCACCGTGCCCACCGCCGTCCAGCACGCCGACGTGCAGCAGCCGCCGATCACCATGTTCGGCCCGGACTTCCCGTACGCGTACGACGACTTCCTCGCGCACCCCGCGGGCCTCGGCCAGATACCCGCGACCGAGCACGGCACCGAGGTCGCGGTCATCGGCGGCGGCCTCTCCGGCATCGTGGCGGCCTATGAGCTGATGAAGATGGGGCTCAAGCCCGTCGTCTACGAGGCCGACCAGATCGGCGGACGGCTGCGCACGGTTGGCTTCGACGGCTGCGACCCCTCGCTCACCGCCGAGATGGGCGCCATGCGCTTCCCGCCCTCCTCCACGGCCCTGCAGCACTACATCGACCTGGTGGGCCTGGAGACCCGGCCGTTCCCCAACCCCCTCGCGGAGTGCACGCCTTCGACGGTCGTCGACCTCAAGGGCGAGTCGCACTACGCCGAGACGGTGGACGACCTGCCGCAGGTCTACCGCGATGTCGCGACCGCCTGGAACGCCTGCCTCGAAGAGGGCGCCGACTTCTCCGACATGAACCAGGCCATGCGCGAGCGCGATGTCCCGCGCATCCGCGAGATCTGGTCCCAGCTGGTCGAGAAGCTCGACAACCAGACCTTCTACGGCTTCCTCTGCGACTCGGACGCCTTCAAGTCCTTCCGGCACCGCGAGATCTTCGGCCAGGTCGGCTTCGGCACGGGCGGCTGGGACACCGACTTCCCGAACTCGATCCTCGAAATCCTGCGCGTCGTCTACACCGAGGCCGACGACCACCACCGCGGCATCGTCGGCGGCTCCCAGCAGCTGCCGCTGCGGCTGTGGGAGCGCGAGCCGGAGAAGATCGTGCACTGGGCGTACGGCACGTCGCTGGCCACGCTGCACGACGGCGCCCCGCGTCCGGCCGTGACCCGGCTGAACCGCACGTCCGGCAACCGGATCACCGTGACGGACGCGAACGGCGACATCCGCACCTACCGGGCGGCGATCTTCACCGCCCAGTCCTGGCTGCTGCTCTCGAAGATCGCCTGCGACGACTCGCTCTTCCCGATCGACCACTGGACGGCGATGGAGCGCACGCACTACATGGAGTCGAGCAAGCTCTTCGTGCCGGTCGACCGGCCGTTCTGGCTGGACAAGGACGAGGAGACCGGGCGCGACGTGATGTCGATGACCCTCACCGACCGTATGACGCGCGGGACTTACCTCCTGGACGACGGTCCGGACAAGCCCGCGGTCATCTGCCTCTCGTACACCTGGTGCGACGACAGCCTGAAGTGGCTGCCGCTGTCCGCGAACGAGCGGATGGAGGTCATGCTGAAGTCGCTCGGCGAGATCTACCCGAAGGTCGACATCAGGAAGCACGTCATCGGCAACCCGGTGACCGTGTCCTGGGAGAACGAGCCCTACTTCATGGGCGCGTTCAAGGCGAACCTGCCCGGCCACTACCGCTACCAGCGGCGCCTGTTCACGCACTTCATGCAGGACTCGCTGCCCGAGGACAAGCGGAGCATCTTCCTCGCCGGTGACGACATCTCCTGGACCGCCGGCTGGGCCGAGGGTGCCGTGCAGACCGCCCTGAACGCCGTTTGGGGCGTCATGCACCAGCTGGGCGGCGGGACCGACCCGACCAACCCCGGTCCTGGCGACGTCTACGACGAGATCGCGCCGGTGGAGCTTCCGGAGGACTGA
- a CDS encoding DUF5995 family protein translates to MALLEHFTTPVDAVVSRMRTLDATLPERDGVAVFNRVYLAVTEELDRRLDAGEFPDPEAAITLDVRFAERYLRVAEEGRAPACWRPLLQFRRHPGVRPLQFALAGINAHVGHDLALAVVDACRTLGCEPAELEDEFDRVGDLLVSLEERIREELMPGPDLLQIADPLTHLLGSWSLDRARDATWSAARALWALRGLPELAEEFGDRLDAAVGFAGRMLLTPMPD, encoded by the coding sequence ATGGCGCTGTTGGAACACTTCACCACTCCCGTAGACGCGGTCGTCTCCCGTATGCGCACCCTGGACGCGACCCTCCCGGAGCGGGACGGGGTCGCGGTGTTCAACCGCGTCTACCTCGCCGTCACCGAGGAGCTCGACCGGCGTCTGGACGCCGGGGAGTTCCCGGATCCGGAGGCCGCGATCACGCTGGACGTCCGGTTCGCGGAGCGCTACCTGAGGGTGGCCGAGGAGGGGCGGGCGCCCGCGTGCTGGCGGCCGTTGCTGCAGTTCCGCCGGCATCCCGGGGTACGCCCGCTGCAGTTCGCGCTCGCGGGCATCAATGCGCACGTCGGGCACGATCTGGCGCTCGCGGTCGTGGACGCCTGTCGTACGCTCGGCTGCGAACCGGCCGAGCTGGAGGACGAGTTCGACCGCGTGGGCGATCTCCTCGTCTCGCTGGAGGAGCGCATCCGCGAAGAACTGATGCCGGGGCCCGATCTCCTTCAGATCGCCGATCCGCTGACCCACCTGCTCGGCTCGTGGAGCCTGGACCGGGCGCGCGACGCCACCTGGTCGGCCGCCCGGGCCCTGTGGGCGCTGCGCGGACTCCCCGAGCTCGCCGAGGAGTTCGGCGACCGCCTCGACGCCGCGGTGGGCTTCGCCGGGCGGATGCTGCTCACACCGATGCCGGACTGA